GCAGCTGTGACAGAGCAGCTGGAGTAATCGTTTTTCAGGGCCTGCCCACCGCTGTCTCTGTCCGTCTCTCCCCTGTCTCGTTTTTCTCCTCTTACCCTTTTCATTCTCACTCAGTCACTCAcacgtgcagacacacacacacacacactttcaattCAATCAATTACCTCTTTTTTCATTACACTAcagtttaattttctgttcAGCATGTGTGACTAGTCGCACTGTCCACTGCAGCTGTAGGAGGTTATTTCTCTCATGCACAtgctcacatacacatacatagcTGAGGCTTCATGCCAGAATGAGAGTAAAGAGGTAAACTGCATGGGTTGAGGAGCAGTAATTGCATCACACTGGACGCAGGCAGGTAAAGTAGCATTGACACATCACGTACCAGGAGCTCTGGAGCAGCTGAAGAACTGAAGCCATCTCGAGATGTGTGTAAGAATCAAAGTCATGTATATTTTCACCCTCTGTCCAGAATGtaaatttagaaaaatactGCTGTATAGTGTCAAAAACGAAATCATGAGAATCATCAAGAAGATAATTGTGGGGTTTCTTAAGAGAAATTATcagatgaaaaaaatattcaagAAAATGCATATGGAAGACCAGTGTGTGAAAAATGCAAAaccaggagaagaagaagaaacaagaagtAGAAAGGTTGTTGTCTCAAAATAATCACCAAGCCAGAATGTTTCTATCCAACCtcaatgttttggttttatttctgcttcaaTCCAGAATTGAATATGAAtcataaaaatgatttatttcaaaCAACTGTAACAACCAGAGAAAAATCTGACTGATCACGaaggcaaacacacagtattaaTACAttatagaaacataaaaatatatgatATTGTAATGTTTTGGGGTTAAAGTATCATAAAAGCATCTAAAACACAACAGTATCATTTATTCAACACTGTCATCAGGTTTGGCTAtgagcaaataaacacaaagcatCACATTGTCTGTGCCGTGTTGTGGCATTTGGCTCTGCAACTGCAGAGGACCTGCCTGCAGTCAGTTtagtggctgctgctgctgccacactgCCCTCTACCAGCTCAGCTCTATTAGTTCAGCTTCACCACCTCCCAGTGGCCCCAAGGTTGTGACAAAGTGGTagttaatgtctgtgtgtgtgtgtgtgtgtgtgtgtgtgtgtgtgtgtgtgtgtgtgtgtgtgtgtgtgtgtgtgtgtgtgtgtgtgtgtgatgtttgcCGCATGTGCCTCCGTTCTTTCACTGGACAGATTAAGTGGATATAATGACATGCATATGGAAGACCATATAGGGCGAGAAACTAATTAATGAAGTTGAGGTAGTAATTGGCTTTGGTTCAGAGGCCACTAGCAATGGAAATCTGGGAATATTGGAGTTGCAGaagagtagaaaaaaaaatcagctcgTACACAGTATATTTTCGTGTGTCTTGTGAGATTGAttgtttaaacaataaatagGTCTAAATGACTACTCTTGGCTACTCTAATACTTTTTTAGCTTTGGGGTTTACCTGTGAAGACTGTAATTGTTGTTACAAAGGATAAATCTACATGAAGACCTCTGGGAGAAAAATAAGATATTGTGAAtctgagaaaagagggaaaatcaGTTAGAGTGTAAACGAtacaagaaatgaaaatgtcctGAAAAAGACGACAACCCATCACAAACATGGGAATCGTTTGGCAGCACTAGGTTGTTGGTGCCTGTTGGAAGTATTTGGCCTGTATAGATAAACAGTTCACTTTGACAGGTTCTTCCAGAAATGCTGCAATGTCACCGCTGCAGAGGGCAACAACGTGTGTAAAACAGAGTCAAGTTAACGAAAACCAGAGCAGCGGCCTTCAAGATGGTGTGAGCAGCATTCTCACAAGTGCTGTAGCGCCCCCTGAGGTCAAGCCAGCGCCGGTGTCAGGGTGGATGTGGAACACAATGACCAGTATAAGAGGACTGTAAAGTAGTTGTATGTCCACACTACTccttaaaaacagattttcatttcaaatgtcatttgACTAACAATAGTAGCTACACAAGAACGGACATGTCACTCATCAACCTGACTCCTGCTCCCACACCTACGTGTGTTCtcttattacaaaataaaacacacacaacacaagcgAAAATGTTTTAGCATAGAAATAGACATCAGATGGGTTTCCCAGTCTTGCACACCCACACACGAAGAATTATGCAGAGCACATTTACATAGTACAGTATATGCCAACACATGTCGAGTGTACACATGAAAAtatgaaccacacacacacacacacacacacacacacacatagtccAAATGAAGTATCTTTAGCCTTGACACTTTTACTGTTGGAAACAAGAACACTGAGAGCCATTTCATTTAGATGCAAATTGACACCCACCAGttcaccacacacagacacatgctcCAGCCTAGCATGGATGTGTGTATGATCGTTTGATcgtgtgtttatgcatgtttgTGAGCTGTGTAGCTGCTCTGCTGGCACTCAGTGATGGTGCTGTTCTGccctgctgctttttcttctcgCTGCAACTAGACACAAAGAAGCAGGAAGCGAGACAGAggctgtgattttattttcaagatTGAGTTCAGCAGCATTTCAGTAGGCAAAACAGGCATGAAGAGGAGCCCAACAAAGAGCTGGGCTGAGACCTAGAAGTGTCCTCTGATCAGATTTCTCCTCTTGTTATAATGGATCACTTGAGGTGATTGAGCATTTTACAAAGAGAGCTATGAGAGCTTGACCATCACGGGGGAGATATGGCAGAAATGCAACTGAAACGGTTGAACTGAGACAGtatcactgtattttaaaagtTGCACCCTCTAGTTGGTCGAGTGAACCAGCTTTTCATCAGTGTGAGCGAATATCTGTGCAGACTGATCATCTTTAAAAATCAgatatctgtctctctctgctggttAACATGTGACGCTGCATAAAACCTGGCTGTCAGATTATTTTCTGctgtcctgttttctctctttttataaGTATATGCTTTTTATTGTTAACACCAGCTTGTTATTTTCTAATAATCTTAAAAATACTATTACAACATTTCCTGGATGTTTACTTATGCCTATTTCATTTGGCACTAACAACTGCAAAAATGTAAGTAGAGTTTGAAAGCAGTTGTGGATTTTTCATAGAAACATCCCTGAAGGAATTGCTTGAATTAAACCAAGTAACCACCTATTATTATTAGACGAGCAGGAAGGTGTCAGTGTGGACCGGTGATTTGGCccaaattttaaaaacataacttGATTTGTTTTAGATAATGTATCACTACAACATGAGTGAGGacagaaatgtgtaaatggATTTATTTCATCTGTCTATAAAGATAATACATGCAGAATtaaatgactgacagctgaatGTATTTATACAGACATGGTTGCAAACTGATCTGAATGTAACATTCATCTTAGGGTGTTTTGTCTGATAATGCagcaaataaaaccaattaCACAAAAACTAATTGTATGCAACACAATCCATCCATTCCCCACTGCAACCAATTAACCAATCAGTCACTGTAGGCTGATTTCATTTGCTATTAGGAGTCATTTAGTGAAGGCTGCAGTATGAAGCGGCACATAATCAGCCCCACATTTGATTATCTGTTGAGAGAATTATACACTTCTCACTATGAGAAACTGGTCGGGTTACAGagattatttatgttattacgGATCAGCCTCAATCGGATTAAGGCCTATCAGAAAGGACACCCGATTTTTGCACTCAACTGCACTCACACTTTCACATAactagtgtgtatgtgtgtgtgtgtgtgtgtgtgtgtgtgtgtgtgtgtgtgtgtgtgtgtgtgacagctgaTGCACGCTTATGTGCCTCCTCGTGTCAGGActtgacagttttattttgtgcagctttaattattctgtgtgtgtagtTGCCGCAGCTGATTTGTGCAGAGAAGATGCCCCAAAGGATCCAGAGTTATTAGAAGTTAATAGTGATGATTCTGCTGTAAGTATTTAGTTTTATGGTTGTGTGATCAGTTTCTTGTATCAATCGACAAGTTACTAACAAACTTCCCCCTTGTTAAGAGCTGAATCCTCTAGAGacaaaacagtatttttttaaaatacataattacTCAGCAGCCAGTGAGTTGAAAAACAGATTCAAACGTCATCATTAACAATTCTGTTAGAAAAAAAAGTGGACTGTAACATGTGATTTTGGTTCAGAATCTCATTTTATTGGGAAGTGCTTGGAAacttgattgattgattgattgattgattgattgatttcaATATATTATAGTCTAGTTTGTAGATAAAATATTTCAGGtatgttttctataaaatgCGCAGagacaaatgataaaaatacacaattagATATCAGTTCTGTTTGATGGTCACTTTATAAAACCTGTCTGCACCTGTTCTCAAGTCAAGTAAATATAGTTTAACAGAATAATACAGTTTACCAGTGGACACATagcaaattcattttttatttcattattatttttatttaatttctttagcATTAGCAACTTGGTAACGATTCTTTTTTAACGAACATTGCAGCAAAGATCACAACTTTTTAAGATGTAGTTCTACTGTGTGGCAAGTAGCAAGCTATATCTAGCAAAACTGGATCAACTCTTTCATGCTGCATCCTTTCTCGCAGCAAATATCAGATATTTTTCCAGCAGCTCGTCTGATCCGAGAGGACAGGGGGTACCAGTGAGGAGCCAAGGAGAAAATATTCTTCTTCCCGTCAGACTCTGCAGGGGTGTGGGCCATCTCTGTAGTGTGATGCTCCTCTGTGGAGGCATCCAAATCCCCTGTGCAGATGAGAgtgaaaaacatgttaaatttaGTGAGATTTCTCAGCTTCTCTTGGAACCGTTGTGTGAAActccaaagagaaaaaaagttttctgaTGGATAAAATGGCTACAGTgctatactacatactacataaGAAAGTGTACCTTGATAGCTACAGATAGTCACATAAATCTCAGCCAACGCCAAGAGGAGCACAGTACTAATGCTGCAATAGCTGTCAGCCAATGCAAAATGTAACATAAAGTACTTACAGTGATGAGTGTGTTGGTGTTGGTTGGTTGGTATGTCCGGGATGCTTCTCTTTAGCCGGGCATTACCACATGATGAGACGGCCAGACGTATCAGCTCTCTCCCACACATCTTAATCCTCTCCTGTGCATGGACCACACACGCTCCAGCCACAAGCACCGTCACCAGATACACCAAACACCTAGCAGCAGACATTGTTTTATGTGTCACTGCTCCTCGGTTGGTCGGCGGAGGCtggaatggatggatggatgagagGTGAGCTCGGGCGAGTGGAGTGTAACAAGGACGCTTGATGGGTTACGAGGAGAACCAGACTGGGTTTATATAGTCAGTGTGTGTCAGCCGTAGCAGTGATTTCAAAAATGCTGAGGCCACGGATTCTTTTCAAAAGTTGTATTCAGCCTTGGTGAGGGAAAAGTATGTCCTGATCTGGGGCTCAGATGACAGTGATGCGCATCAAGGCTGAAACTCTCGTTGAGATAAAAACCTGATCCAGTAGTGATCTACAgctctgtttttaaaactttatatgtattatatgtatcAGGAAAGAAATTCTGTGAATGAATGGACCTTCACTGAGACACATAGAAGTGAAACATAAAGTCAAGGTGGACGTCACAGTTCAGATGCTAACATGTCCTGTGTTCCCAGGTCTTAATGTTTGGAAGTTCCCATACTCCTACCATGTTCAAAGCACATGCTTAGGCTTGTTTGAAAACATATGCCgtaattcatatttaatattgGAGTGAGCTCTTTGCCTTGAATTTCAGTTGCTATACACCTTATCTCGACACATCTTGAGGGATGGGAGCTAATTGGAAGACAGTGTGACTAGCAGGAACATTTCAAGGATATTGACGCAGTCATTCACACGCATGCTCACCCCAGGACGTACTGGAGCCACAGAATCATGCCAGAGATGACTAGTTCATATTTTCAGATGGAAAAACATGAAAGGTGGCAGTTTGTCTCAGATGTACTTCTGGCTATGCTTGGCATTTTGATGTCTAATGACGATGTCACTGGTATGCAATGATAGGTTTGTTTCTCTTAGCTGCTGCTCAAAGGGAGATAGATAGCTAAGTTGGTGAGTCCTtaattaaaaacctttatttccTTCAAAACATGGTAAAACCTGATGCATAATGATCAAGTTAGTTTAGTACAGATGTTGAACTAACTAAATTTAACTTCTCTTATTACTCCCCGTTGTGACAGTGTCTCTGGGAAATGTCAATGATGCCTCAGTTTTGCTGATTTGATctcacaaagaaataaaactccATTCTGCAGTTCCCCTTAGTTCCACAGATCATTTTAGCACCTTTCAgctcactgttttggttttatgttttcttacTAGAGACACACCCCACTTGCTGTGGCTCTTCTCACTTTTATGTACAGAAGTATGCTGACTGATTGAACAGGAAACTAATCctctgtttttaataaaaatatcacTTTACTGACTTTGCTTGGTTGATCTATAGGTAAAGGGAGATATGGGctctttgtttaattttctcatcagattttaatttcaaatgaggacaacatttgtgtttgctaatgtttGAACTGATTGCAAACTGAATGTTTGCTTATTACTTAAAGTTACTCAAATTCAAAGGTTTATATAAGAAAGTATATTCATCAATGATTAAGGTGCAGTTGGTTCTTACATTATTTCACTttagcatacagtatgttacagtaTTAAATCTTTTAGTCTAATTGCTAAGTCTGGAAATTGCTAAATCTGTTCCCCAACATTTTACATCCCTGCTTGTGTCCCTGTCTGTCTTTGCCCGTCTTACTGA
The window above is part of the Anabas testudineus chromosome 17, fAnaTes1.2, whole genome shotgun sequence genome. Proteins encoded here:
- the insl3 gene encoding insulin-like 3 (Leydig cell); the encoded protein is MSAARCLVYLVTVLVAGACVVHAQERIKMCGRELIRLAVSSCGNARLKRSIPDIPTNQHQHTHHWDLDASTEEHHTTEMAHTPAESDGKKNIFSLAPHWYPLSSRIRRAAGKISDICCEKGCSMKELIQFC